From a single Candidatus Bathyarchaeota archaeon genomic region:
- a CDS encoding 4Fe-4S binding protein gives MVRVLLRFPEKIVNQPIIAQVLLQHRITLNIIAAHVDFHGGNVLIEVPKEHVEKAVNAFKERGVFVSFPKLIEVDKDRCLNCGACYSLCPVGAISIGEDYSISFDKEKCIGSPCGLCVDACPARVIKLTKELNLSVLSDEERGSN, from the coding sequence ATGGTTAGAGTTCTCTTGAGATTTCCAGAAAAAATAGTGAACCAGCCTATAATTGCTCAAGTGTTACTTCAGCATCGGATAACCCTTAACATAATAGCGGCTCACGTAGATTTTCATGGAGGAAACGTCTTAATAGAAGTCCCGAAGGAGCATGTGGAAAAAGCAGTAAATGCCTTTAAAGAAAGAGGAGTTTTTGTATCATTCCCAAAGCTGATAGAGGTTGACAAGGATAGATGCCTAAACTGTGGAGCATGCTATTCATTATGCCCCGTTGGAGCAATAAGCATCGGAGAGGACTATTCCATATCCTTTGACAAGGAAAAATGCATAGGCAGTCCTTGTGGATTATGCGTTGACGCTTGTCCAGCCAGAGTTATAAAACTGACGAAGGAGCTGAACTTGTCAGTGTTGAGCGATGAAGAAAGGGGATCTAATTAA
- a CDS encoding UPF0280 family protein, producing MAVNAAIASIIKNRRIVESYVRNNPIFLYSLKPVHVEDGPEVVKRMAEVAEKANVGPMAAVAGVLADLAVEEMIKTGCNVAVVENGGEISAISNTPIDTALLAGDHVLSKSFGFRLTEFPIGVATSSGLFSHALSFGQAEAVTIFAINAGLADAVATAICNVIKGDDYRQVAENGVKKALGIDGVKGAIVIYRNYISMGGRIPELIKIR from the coding sequence ATGGCGGTGAATGCTGCAATCGCATCAATCATAAAAAACAGGAGAATTGTTGAGTCCTACGTGAGAAACAACCCTATTTTTCTTTATTCGCTGAAGCCTGTTCACGTTGAAGATGGACCAGAGGTGGTTAAGCGGATGGCGGAGGTTGCGGAGAAGGCGAACGTTGGACCTATGGCTGCGGTTGCGGGAGTATTAGCGGATCTAGCGGTGGAAGAAATGATTAAAACGGGATGCAATGTAGCGGTTGTTGAAAACGGAGGAGAAATCTCAGCGATTTCAAATACCCCCATCGACACTGCTCTACTTGCGGGGGATCATGTCCTCTCGAAGAGTTTTGGCTTTAGATTGACCGAGTTTCCAATAGGGGTTGCCACCAGCTCCGGGCTTTTCAGTCACGCATTAAGCTTTGGACAAGCTGAGGCAGTAACAATATTCGCAATAAACGCTGGACTCGCTGACGCTGTTGCAACGGCTATATGCAACGTAATAAAGGGAGATGACTACCGACAGGTGGCTGAGAATGGAGTGAAGAAAGCTTTAGGCATAGACGGAGTTAAAGGAGCCATAGTGATTTACAGAAACTACATAAGCATGGGTGGACGGATTCCCGAATTAATAAAGATAAGGTAA
- a CDS encoding aspartate kinase produces MRIVMKFGGTSVATGLNIHRIAKLIASNINMGRQVVAVVSALDGITEKLIEAAEQAEKRDKGFIHQFKQNLLDRHLKVAEEAISNAFILKEVQVTIAATLEELEKVLTGIVYVGELTPRSRDYILSFGERLSAPIVYGALKDIGLNACFLTGAEAGIVTDDNFGEANPLMKVTQLQVKERLEPILQRGMVPVVTGFIAATQDGVTTTLGRGGSDYTATIIGAALEAEEIWIWTDVDGLMTSDPKIVPNAKTLPEISFKEALEMAVFGAKAMHPRALEPIMDRDTIVRIKNIFNPGGPETILIREVKSKPGTTVKAVTLLKDVALINISGAGMVGAPGTAAKVFEVLGKNRINILMISQGASEANISLIVRRNALEKAVNALELALLGGGPIREINAEDDVCVISVVGAGMRNTPGIASRIFTAVARRGINVRMIAQGSSELNISFVVKETDGPAAVQAIHEEFKLGEN; encoded by the coding sequence ATGAGAATAGTAATGAAGTTTGGAGGAACCTCCGTAGCCACTGGATTAAACATCCACAGAATAGCAAAGCTGATAGCCTCGAACATAAACATGGGACGTCAAGTTGTCGCTGTCGTCTCCGCTCTTGACGGCATAACCGAAAAACTTATTGAAGCTGCTGAACAAGCTGAGAAACGTGACAAAGGCTTTATCCACCAGTTCAAACAGAATCTTTTAGATAGGCATCTAAAGGTTGCCGAGGAAGCCATATCCAATGCTTTCATACTAAAGGAAGTTCAAGTGACGATTGCAGCTACGCTAGAAGAGCTTGAAAAAGTTTTGACTGGAATAGTGTATGTGGGCGAGCTTACGCCAAGATCTAGAGATTACATTCTATCTTTTGGCGAAAGGCTCTCTGCCCCAATAGTATATGGCGCCCTAAAGGATATTGGACTGAACGCATGTTTCCTAACAGGGGCAGAAGCCGGCATAGTCACCGATGACAATTTTGGTGAGGCTAATCCGCTGATGAAGGTTACTCAGCTTCAAGTTAAGGAGCGCTTGGAACCAATTCTACAAAGGGGCATGGTTCCCGTAGTAACCGGTTTCATAGCCGCCACTCAGGATGGTGTTACAACCACTTTGGGCCGCGGAGGCTCAGACTACACCGCCACCATAATAGGCGCTGCCTTAGAAGCTGAAGAGATTTGGATATGGACAGACGTAGACGGACTAATGACTTCCGACCCGAAAATAGTGCCAAACGCGAAAACCTTGCCTGAAATTTCCTTTAAAGAGGCTTTAGAGATGGCTGTTTTCGGGGCCAAGGCTATGCATCCAAGGGCTTTAGAGCCCATCATGGACAGAGATACAATAGTCAGAATAAAGAACATCTTTAACCCCGGGGGTCCTGAAACAATCCTCATTAGAGAAGTAAAGTCTAAACCCGGAACCACTGTTAAGGCAGTAACGTTACTTAAAGATGTTGCATTAATAAACATCAGTGGTGCTGGCATGGTGGGAGCCCCTGGAACGGCAGCCAAAGTCTTTGAAGTTCTCGGTAAAAACAGGATCAACATTCTTATGATTTCACAAGGTGCCTCTGAGGCTAATATATCCCTCATTGTTCGCAGAAATGCTTTAGAAAAGGCTGTTAATGCCTTAGAATTAGCCCTTCTCGGAGGGGGACCTATCAGGGAAATAAACGCTGAAGATGATGTATGCGTGATATCGGTTGTCGGCGCGGGAATGCGGAACACCCCAGGTATAGCTTCTAGAATATTCACGGCGGTCGCGCGTAGAGGCATTAACGTGAGAATGATTGCTCAAGGATCCTCCGAGCTAAATATATCGTTTGTCGTTAAAGAAACAGACGGCCCGGCTGCCGTGCAAGCAATCCACGAAGAATTTAAACTGGGAGAAAATTAA